The Pan troglodytes isolate AG18354 chromosome 8, NHGRI_mPanTro3-v2.0_pri, whole genome shotgun sequence genome window below encodes:
- the TBATA gene encoding protein TBATA isoform X7, protein MEQETQGPSQWSPQRVRGQHALLSTSRVHLYSKRTPFSQGHREKGMQTAISPKAELKLEKKSGHKPRSPRDSGPQKELVIPGIVDFERIRRALRTPKPQTPGTYCFGRLSHHSFFSRHHPHPQHVTHIQDLTGKPVCVVRDFPAPLPESTVFSGCQMGIPTISVPIGDPQSNRNPQLSSAWKKELKELASRVAFLTKEDELKKKEDTTSLNWNCKSRRPQAPGLSGTDLGAAELGIKKEQKEEPLREQGAKYSAETGRLIPASTRAVGRRRSHQAQPSQSSSRHEGVQAFLLQDQELLGGLTSPGIRFSGPVGRGHRAGLQGFHLSPRAPTPACHSYSHQQQSGLGSPHSPSQTQLDLFLILTDWRTQGKMSPEVAKISKTEDAARSQACPQLCRREPVLSSLQNRPVLPLRLPSGLPPPLFQHPQTPGLLGYGVPWGS, encoded by the exons ATGGAACAGGAAACTCAGGGGCCAAGCCAGTGGAGTCCTCAGAGGGTCCGGGGGCAGCACGCCTTGCTTAGCACATCCAGAGTTCATCTGTACTCCAAAAGGACTCCCTTCAGCCAGGGCCACCGTGAGAAGGGCATGCAGACAGCGATCAG TCCAAAGGCTGAGCTGAAACTGGAGAAGAAGTCAGGGCACAAGCCAAGGAGCCCCAGGGACAGTGGGCCACAGAAAGAACTGGTGATCCCAGGGATTGTGGATTTCGAGCGGATCCGCCGGGCATTGAGGACCCCAAAGCCCCAAACCCCTGGCACCTACTGCTTTGGACGCCTCAGTCACCACTCCTTCTTCTCCCGGCACCACCCACACCCCCAGCACGTGACCCACATCCAAG ATCTCACCGGGAAGCCTGTCTGTGTCGTCAGGGATTTTCCAGCCCCCTTGCCTGAGTCAACTGTCTTTTCCGGCTGTCAAATGGGGATACCCACCATCTCTGTCCCCATTGGAGACCCACAGTCTAATCGGAACCCCCAGCTTTCTTCTG CCTGGAAGAAGGAGTTGAAGGAGCTAGCTTCCCGGGTGGCCTTCCTCACCAAGGAGGATGAACTGAAGAAGAAAGAG GATACCACCAGTCTTAATTGGAATTGCAAGAGCAGGAGGCCCCAGGCACCAGGCCTCTCTGGGACAGACCTGGGGGCAGCTGAGCTGGGAATTAAG AAGGAGCAGAAGGAGGAGCCTCTGCGGGAGCAGGGGGCAAAGTACTCAGCAGAGACTGGGAGGCTCATCCCCGCTTCCACCCGGGCTGTCGGCCGCCGCAGATCTCACCAGGCCCAGCCGAGTCAGTCTTCCAGCAGACATGAAGGAGTCCAGGCCTTCCTCCTTCAGGATCAGGAGCTGCTG GGCGGCCTCACCTCACCTGGAATTAGGTTCTCGGGTCCTGTGGGGAGGGGGCACAGGGCAG GACTCCAGGGCTTCCACCTTTCACCTCGGGCCCCAACTCCAGCCTGCCATAGCTACAGCCACCAGCAGCAGTCTGGCCTAGGGAGCCCCCATAGCCCATCCCAGACACAGCTGGATCTTTTCCTTATCCTAACTGACTGGAGAACGCAGGGGAAAATGAGCCCGGAAGTAGCAAAGATATCAAAGACTGAGGATGCAGCAAGGAGCCAAGCATGCCCACAGCTCTGCAGGAGGGAGCCGGTGCTGAGCAGTTTGCAGAACCGGCCTGTGCTGCCCCTCAGGCTGCCCTCTGGGCTTCCCCCACCCCTCTTCCAACATCCCCAGACTCCGGGACTTTTAGGGTATGGCGTACCATGGGGTTCCTGA
- the TBATA gene encoding protein TBATA isoform X1, whose protein sequence is MATDVQLADYPLMSPRSLRGEWRMEQETQGPSQWSPQRVRGQHALLSTSRVHLYSKRTPFSQGHREKGMQTAISPKAELKLEKKSGHKPRSPRDSGPQKELVIPGIVDFERIRRALRTPKPQTPGTYCFGRLSHHSFFSRHHPHPQHVTHIQDLTGKPVCVVRDFPAPLPESTVFSGCQMGIPTISVPIGDPQSNRNPQLSSEAWKKELKELASRVAFLTKEDELKKKEDTTSLNWNCKSRRPQAPGLSGTDLGAAELGIKKEQKEEPLREQGAKYSAETGRLIPASTRAVGRRRSHQAQPSQSSSRHEGVQAFLLQDQELLGGLTSPGIRFSGPVGRGHRAGLQGFHLSPRAPTPACHSYSHQQQSGLGSPHSPSQTQLDLFLILTDWRTQGKMSPEVAKISKTEDAARSQACPQLCRREPVLSSLQNRPVLPLRLPSGLPPPLFQHPQTPGLLGYGVPWGS, encoded by the exons ATGGCTACAGATGTTCAATTGGCTGATTATCCACTGATGAG cCCCAGATCCCTTAGAGGCGAATGGAGAATGGAACAGGAAACTCAGGGGCCAAGCCAGTGGAGTCCTCAGAGGGTCCGGGGGCAGCACGCCTTGCTTAGCACATCCAGAGTTCATCTGTACTCCAAAAGGACTCCCTTCAGCCAGGGCCACCGTGAGAAGGGCATGCAGACAGCGATCAG TCCAAAGGCTGAGCTGAAACTGGAGAAGAAGTCAGGGCACAAGCCAAGGAGCCCCAGGGACAGTGGGCCACAGAAAGAACTGGTGATCCCAGGGATTGTGGATTTCGAGCGGATCCGCCGGGCATTGAGGACCCCAAAGCCCCAAACCCCTGGCACCTACTGCTTTGGACGCCTCAGTCACCACTCCTTCTTCTCCCGGCACCACCCACACCCCCAGCACGTGACCCACATCCAAG ATCTCACCGGGAAGCCTGTCTGTGTCGTCAGGGATTTTCCAGCCCCCTTGCCTGAGTCAACTGTCTTTTCCGGCTGTCAAATGGGGATACCCACCATCTCTGTCCCCATTGGAGACCCACAGTCTAATCGGAACCCCCAGCTTTCTTCTG AAGCCTGGAAGAAGGAGTTGAAGGAGCTAGCTTCCCGGGTGGCCTTCCTCACCAAGGAGGATGAACTGAAGAAGAAAGAG GATACCACCAGTCTTAATTGGAATTGCAAGAGCAGGAGGCCCCAGGCACCAGGCCTCTCTGGGACAGACCTGGGGGCAGCTGAGCTGGGAATTAAG AAGGAGCAGAAGGAGGAGCCTCTGCGGGAGCAGGGGGCAAAGTACTCAGCAGAGACTGGGAGGCTCATCCCCGCTTCCACCCGGGCTGTCGGCCGCCGCAGATCTCACCAGGCCCAGCCGAGTCAGTCTTCCAGCAGACATGAAGGAGTCCAGGCCTTCCTCCTTCAGGATCAGGAGCTGCTG GGCGGCCTCACCTCACCTGGAATTAGGTTCTCGGGTCCTGTGGGGAGGGGGCACAGGGCAG GACTCCAGGGCTTCCACCTTTCACCTCGGGCCCCAACTCCAGCCTGCCATAGCTACAGCCACCAGCAGCAGTCTGGCCTAGGGAGCCCCCATAGCCCATCCCAGACACAGCTGGATCTTTTCCTTATCCTAACTGACTGGAGAACGCAGGGGAAAATGAGCCCGGAAGTAGCAAAGATATCAAAGACTGAGGATGCAGCAAGGAGCCAAGCATGCCCACAGCTCTGCAGGAGGGAGCCGGTGCTGAGCAGTTTGCAGAACCGGCCTGTGCTGCCCCTCAGGCTGCCCTCTGGGCTTCCCCCACCCCTCTTCCAACATCCCCAGACTCCGGGACTTTTAGGGTATGGCGTACCATGGGGTTCCTGA